A section of the Deltaproteobacteria bacterium genome encodes:
- a CDS encoding MlaD family protein: MERLNAEAKVGIFVFMGLILLVYMSLKVGGLTIGREKGYDLYVSFENATGLDENASVYIAGVKVGRVKAIALENNKARMVLRIIPEVGIGKDFMAALRSKGLLGEKYVELIPGSPDAPLLADGDEIINVERHQDIDKLVGTLSSVADDIKQISQSLSNVLGGEEGEATLRNIVYNIEDMTAKLDRMITVNDEKLSTAMNNMAEFSKTMKEVAASINTIIEGNQGDIRNGIADLRSAAAKLEDAMDKLDKIAPEIKETVASIKNVAGKIDKGDGTIGKLINSSDIHDNINKTLGGISSYMERAERFRTYVGYRAEYLFSPSDTKHYVTLRLQPKADKYYLIEVIDDPRGKVNHKSYYIAPNPPIEITTTSDSIKVSAEVAKRFGNVVVRGGLIESTGGAGIDYYLLSDRVKVSFEAFDFDKERKPHLKAGAMIFLNRYFFVSGGIDDFANKDTRSSYAGVGFQFEDEDLKFLFSSSPPIKP; this comes from the coding sequence ATGGAAAGACTCAACGCAGAAGCAAAGGTCGGCATATTCGTCTTCATGGGGCTAATCCTCCTCGTCTACATGTCGCTAAAGGTAGGAGGCCTCACGATTGGAAGGGAAAAGGGCTACGACCTGTACGTGAGCTTCGAGAACGCCACGGGCCTCGACGAGAACGCGTCTGTCTATATCGCCGGCGTCAAGGTCGGGCGCGTCAAGGCCATTGCCCTCGAAAACAACAAGGCGCGCATGGTGCTTAGAATAATACCCGAGGTCGGGATAGGCAAGGACTTCATGGCAGCGCTTAGGTCAAAGGGGCTTCTCGGAGAAAAGTACGTCGAGCTCATCCCCGGGAGCCCGGATGCGCCGCTACTGGCCGACGGAGACGAAATCATAAACGTAGAGCGCCATCAGGACATCGACAAGCTCGTCGGCACCCTCTCCTCGGTTGCAGACGACATAAAGCAGATCAGCCAATCGCTCTCGAACGTGCTCGGCGGCGAGGAAGGCGAAGCAACGCTTAGAAACATCGTCTACAACATCGAGGACATGACCGCCAAGCTCGACCGCATGATAACGGTGAACGACGAAAAACTCTCGACCGCCATGAACAACATGGCAGAGTTCTCCAAGACCATGAAGGAAGTGGCGGCCTCGATAAATACGATAATAGAAGGCAACCAGGGAGATATAAGAAACGGCATAGCGGACCTAAGAAGCGCTGCGGCAAAGCTCGAGGACGCAATGGACAAGCTCGATAAGATTGCGCCGGAGATAAAGGAAACGGTTGCCTCCATAAAGAACGTCGCAGGAAAAATCGACAAGGGCGACGGCACCATCGGCAAGCTCATAAACAGCTCGGACATCCACGACAACATCAACAAGACCCTTGGCGGCATATCGAGCTACATGGAAAGGGCCGAACGTTTCCGCACCTATGTCGGGTACCGCGCCGAATACCTCTTTAGCCCAAGCGACACGAAACACTACGTAACGCTAAGGCTGCAGCCAAAGGCCGACAAGTACTATCTTATCGAGGTCATAGACGACCCGAGGGGCAAGGTGAACCACAAATCCTACTACATCGCCCCCAACCCGCCTATCGAGATAACCACCACAAGCGACTCAATCAAGGTCTCGGCAGAGGTGGCAAAGCGCTTTGGCAACGTCGTTGTGCGCGGCGGCTTGATAGAATCCACCGGAGGAGCAGGCATAGACTACTATCTACTTTCCGACAGGGTAAAGGTGAGCTTCGAGGCCTTCGACTTCGACAAGGAGAGAAAGCCCCACTTAAAGGCCGGGGCCATGATATTCCTTAACAGGTACTTCTTTGTCTCGGGCGGCATAGACGACTTCGCAAACAAGGACACAAGGAGCTCGTACGCAGGCGTTGGCTTCCAGTTCGAGGACGAGGACCTCAAGTTCCTTTTCTCGAGCTCGCCGCCGATAAAGCCCTGA
- the purE gene encoding 5-(carboxyamino)imidazole ribonucleotide mutase, with protein sequence MAKPLVLILMGSDSDIPVMEEASKALKEFGIPHEMTISSAHRTPERTLDIAKNAEDEGVKVIIAGAGAAAHLAGFLAAKTTLPVIGVPIDSSPLNGLDSLLSTVQMPGGVPVATVAIGKAGAKNAGILAAQILATSDKALSEKLKAHRKAQADAVVAKAEKLKSK encoded by the coding sequence ATGGCAAAACCTCTTGTACTAATCCTCATGGGAAGCGACTCTGACATCCCCGTCATGGAGGAGGCATCGAAGGCTCTAAAGGAATTCGGGATCCCGCACGAGATGACGATATCGTCTGCGCACAGGACGCCTGAGAGAACGCTCGATATAGCCAAGAACGCCGAAGACGAAGGCGTGAAGGTCATCATAGCGGGCGCGGGCGCGGCCGCGCATCTGGCAGGTTTTCTCGCGGCCAAGACAACGCTTCCGGTAATAGGCGTGCCCATAGATTCGAGCCCCTTAAACGGCCTCGACTCCCTTCTCTCAACCGTGCAGATGCCTGGCGGAGTGCCGGTAGCAACGGTAGCGATTGGCAAGGCAGGCGCAAAGAACGCCGGAATACTCGCGGCACAGATACTCGCGACATCGGACAAGGCGCTATCGGAAAAGCTCAAGGCCCACAGAAAGGCCCAGGCCGATGCCGTAGTGGCCAAGGCCGAAAAGCTCAAATCAAAGTAA
- a CDS encoding porin family protein, whose translation MKKLVLATIAALFILTATNATAAEQYPLGKAHAALKIDYITFGDNYMDNSWWSSTDLSGGFIGAEYYQAIQPNLYVGGEIGYSSVDDTGVSWWFGDPMKLEVTYIPIEVNGKYSMEFQKNLVLSFGGGASLNYIDETFKVGNWLSDSTTEWNLGLQIFGNIDYKVQDKLFIGGELKISTIDNLFIFGTGYNTYKLGVRVGTTF comes from the coding sequence GTGAAAAAACTGGTTCTGGCAACAATAGCGGCATTATTTATCCTTACGGCAACAAACGCCACGGCAGCGGAGCAGTACCCGCTTGGCAAGGCGCACGCGGCCTTGAAGATCGACTACATCACCTTCGGCGACAACTATATGGACAATTCGTGGTGGAGCTCAACAGACCTAAGCGGCGGCTTTATCGGCGCAGAGTACTACCAGGCAATACAGCCCAACCTCTACGTAGGCGGCGAAATCGGGTACTCAAGCGTTGACGATACGGGGGTATCGTGGTGGTTTGGCGACCCTATGAAGCTCGAAGTAACCTACATACCGATAGAGGTAAACGGCAAGTACTCGATGGAATTCCAAAAGAACCTCGTCTTGAGCTTTGGCGGCGGCGCATCGCTAAACTACATCGACGAGACGTTCAAAGTGGGCAACTGGCTCTCCGACTCGACCACGGAATGGAACCTTGGCTTGCAGATATTTGGCAACATAGACTACAAGGTCCAGGACAAGCTCTTTATCGGAGGCGAGCTTAAGATATCCACCATAGACAACCTCTTTATCTTCGGCACCGGATACAACACCTACAAGCTCGGCGTGCGCGTGGGGACTACCTTCTAA
- the rsmB gene encoding 16S rRNA (cytosine(967)-C(5))-methyltransferase RsmB, whose protein sequence is MASENDKEVRAKKAAARPVTARSVAFNVLLRVESADSYADVLLSREAAGLSTRDAAFATELVYGTLRWLIKIDWIIDAFSKIKTQKLEHDALTALRLGVYQLFFLGGVASHAAVGESVELLGGANDKKRGFVNAVLRAADASKNSVNFPVLSKGPVKYISIVFSHPEWLVERWIANYGVKDALEMCQANLRVPPTVARVNTIYKDRAGLIEELGSAGIVARPTEYSPLGIEVLEKTWARLDTDDKRFYFQDEASQLVALLVAPKPGEIICDACAAPGGKATEMAEMMKDEGAVFALDKNPSRLKTVEKLAKRFSLKSIRTVVADAVSFAFQPSLLPGKDAELPEFFDAVLVDAPCTGLGVIRRTPEIKYRKTEADIKRMATEQVRILRNMAKLVRPGGRIVYSVCSIEPEETIEVAKAFLAENPEYAAENAAAFLPASASGLITDEGFVKTLPHLHNTDGFFAARFSRKAG, encoded by the coding sequence ATGGCGTCAGAGAACGATAAGGAAGTAAGGGCGAAGAAGGCGGCAGCGCGCCCGGTAACCGCGCGTAGCGTTGCATTTAACGTGCTCCTTCGGGTCGAGAGCGCGGATTCGTACGCGGATGTGCTGCTTTCGAGGGAAGCAGCCGGGCTCTCTACGCGCGACGCGGCCTTTGCAACGGAGCTTGTCTACGGCACGCTTAGATGGCTCATTAAGATAGACTGGATAATAGACGCCTTCTCCAAGATAAAGACACAAAAGCTCGAGCACGACGCGCTGACTGCATTGAGGCTTGGCGTGTATCAGCTCTTTTTCCTCGGCGGTGTTGCATCGCACGCTGCTGTGGGCGAGAGTGTCGAGCTGCTTGGCGGAGCAAATGACAAGAAAAGAGGCTTTGTGAACGCTGTACTAAGGGCAGCGGACGCTTCGAAAAATTCCGTCAACTTCCCGGTCTTATCGAAAGGGCCGGTAAAATACATCTCGATAGTTTTTTCCCACCCGGAGTGGCTAGTTGAGCGCTGGATTGCCAATTACGGAGTAAAGGACGCGCTCGAAATGTGCCAGGCCAATCTTAGGGTGCCTCCGACTGTTGCAAGGGTAAATACCATCTATAAGGACAGGGCCGGGCTAATCGAGGAGCTTGGCAGCGCCGGCATAGTGGCCAGGCCGACAGAGTACTCGCCGCTTGGCATAGAAGTGCTGGAAAAGACCTGGGCAAGGCTCGATACGGATGATAAAAGGTTTTATTTTCAGGACGAGGCCTCGCAGCTAGTAGCGCTGCTTGTTGCACCCAAACCGGGCGAGATAATCTGTGATGCGTGCGCAGCCCCGGGAGGCAAGGCAACGGAAATGGCCGAGATGATGAAGGATGAGGGCGCAGTGTTCGCGCTCGACAAGAACCCGTCGAGGTTAAAGACAGTTGAAAAGCTGGCCAAAAGGTTCTCTCTAAAGAGCATAAGAACAGTCGTTGCCGACGCAGTAAGCTTTGCCTTTCAGCCCTCTCTTTTGCCGGGTAAAGACGCAGAGCTTCCGGAGTTCTTCGATGCCGTGCTCGTTGATGCGCCGTGCACGGGGCTTGGCGTAATACGCCGCACACCCGAGATAAAGTACAGAAAGACCGAGGCCGATATAAAAAGAATGGCAACGGAGCAGGTCAGGATTCTAAGGAACATGGCAAAGCTCGTGAGGCCCGGAGGACGCATCGTGTACTCGGTGTGCTCGATAGAGCCAGAGGAAACAATCGAGGTCGCGAAGGCGTTCCTTGCTGAGAACCCGGAGTATGCGGCCGAGAACGCGGCGGCCTTTTTGCCTGCCTCTGCCTCAGGGCTTATTACGGACGAAGGATTTGTAAAGACCCTGCCGCATCTGCATAATACCGACGGCTTCTTTGCCGCCAGGTTTTCAAGGAAGGCCGGGTAG
- the purH gene encoding bifunctional phosphoribosylaminoimidazolecarboxamide formyltransferase/IMP cyclohydrolase, with amino-acid sequence MRKIQRAIISVTDKAGIAAFAKELSSLGVEIISTGGTAELLKKEGIKVIPIQSYTGFPEMLDGRVKTLHPKIHGGILAIRDNASHSKQTEEHGILPIDMIVVNLYAFEETVKKNPPLDEAIENIDIGGPTMLRAAAKNYKGVAAVTDPADYASIIEEMKKNSGGVSRKTRFTLAKKVFQLTARYDAAISNHLGTYSEEEEKQDGYPETYGVQYKKIQDLRYGENPHQSAAFYARHNAEPGTLAAMKQYQGKELSFNNILDLNSALEISREFKEPACVIIKHNNPCGVASNKDGLFKAYELALSTDSRSAFGGIVGFNASIDAKLAEKLNELFLEAVIAPSFSADALKIFEKKKNLRVIEVKNPEGAIDPGVDIKRVTGGVLIQGVDTGSASDLKTVTKRGPTDKELENLMFAWKVCKHVKSNAIIFAKDLRSIGIGAGQMSRIDSTNIAAMKAADAGLEIAGSVMASDAFFPFRDNVDMAAEKKITAIIQPGGSIKDNEVIAAADEHGIAMVFTGIRHFKH; translated from the coding sequence ATGAGAAAAATTCAGCGCGCAATCATCAGTGTAACCGACAAAGCAGGCATAGCCGCCTTTGCAAAGGAACTAAGCTCCCTGGGAGTCGAAATAATATCCACCGGAGGCACGGCAGAGCTTCTAAAAAAGGAAGGCATAAAAGTAATCCCCATACAATCCTACACGGGGTTTCCTGAGATGCTGGATGGCCGTGTAAAAACCCTTCACCCAAAGATACACGGCGGCATACTCGCCATCCGCGACAACGCCTCTCACTCAAAGCAGACCGAGGAACACGGCATACTGCCAATCGACATGATAGTCGTAAACCTCTACGCATTCGAGGAAACGGTAAAGAAGAACCCTCCGCTAGATGAGGCAATCGAGAATATAGACATCGGCGGCCCGACGATGCTTCGCGCTGCTGCAAAGAACTATAAAGGTGTGGCAGCTGTCACAGACCCGGCTGACTACGCCTCCATCATCGAAGAAATGAAAAAGAACTCTGGCGGGGTATCGAGAAAGACCCGCTTTACGCTCGCAAAAAAGGTATTTCAATTGACCGCGCGCTACGACGCCGCCATATCGAACCACCTTGGGACATATTCCGAGGAGGAGGAAAAGCAGGATGGCTACCCCGAGACCTACGGCGTGCAGTATAAGAAGATTCAAGACCTTCGCTACGGCGAGAACCCGCACCAGAGCGCGGCCTTCTACGCACGCCATAACGCAGAGCCTGGCACCCTCGCCGCAATGAAGCAGTACCAGGGAAAGGAGCTTTCCTTTAATAACATACTCGACCTTAACAGCGCTCTCGAGATATCGAGAGAGTTCAAGGAACCTGCCTGCGTCATCATAAAGCACAACAACCCGTGCGGCGTGGCATCCAATAAAGACGGGCTCTTCAAGGCATACGAGCTCGCGCTCTCGACAGACTCGAGGTCCGCATTCGGCGGCATAGTCGGGTTTAATGCTTCAATAGACGCCAAGCTTGCCGAGAAGCTAAACGAGCTCTTTCTCGAGGCCGTAATCGCGCCGTCATTTTCAGCCGACGCGCTAAAGATATTCGAGAAAAAGAAGAACCTTCGCGTAATAGAGGTAAAAAACCCCGAGGGAGCAATCGACCCGGGAGTTGACATAAAGCGCGTTACCGGAGGAGTGCTTATCCAGGGCGTTGATACAGGGAGCGCATCGGATCTAAAGACTGTCACAAAGCGCGGGCCAACGGACAAAGAGCTCGAGAACCTGATGTTCGCGTGGAAGGTATGCAAGCACGTAAAGAGCAATGCCATAATATTCGCAAAGGATTTGCGTAGCATCGGTATAGGCGCTGGCCAGATGTCGAGAATCGATTCAACGAACATCGCAGCCATGAAGGCGGCCGATGCAGGGCTTGAGATAGCAGGCTCGGTCATGGCCTCTGACGCGTTCTTCCCTTTCAGGGATAACGTGGACATGGCGGCTGAGAAGAAAATCACGGCAATCATACAGCCCGGCGGCTCGATAAAGGATAACGAGGTCATAGCAGCAGCCGACGAGCACGGCATAGCAATGGTATTTACCGGCATAAGACACTTTAAGCACTAA
- a CDS encoding ASKHA domain-containing protein encodes MPRKKTAPAKKHRALGIAFDIGTTTLAARLAVKGAAKDAATEVAEPNPQKEFGTDVIARIEAAKNGNTEKMQAALLSAMNSMTKTLIKEAGAKAEEVKHITIAGNSVMEHIFFGVSPEPIGRPPYKAAFKEARGLRAAKSGLTFLPETMLYSFPLIGGFVGGDAVAAALSIGMEGKKQRTLLIDIGTNSEVLLSKDGVIYSTAAAAGPAFEAASIRHGMAAKKGAISSVETKGGSLKVSVIGSTAAKGICGSGLLDAVAALLRLGVIDKSGRIADAHEVETVISASIRKDNSANSVVLYKSASGEITLTQEDVRALQTAKAAIRASIEVLMEKAGLREEEIEKIFIAGAFGSSLKKESLEAIGLLPGSLAKKAMFLGDAALDGAAMALFSAAARKRAETIAATAKYVPLSGSMHFEKRFIAAMGF; translated from the coding sequence ATGCCTCGCAAAAAAACAGCACCGGCAAAAAAACACCGCGCCTTGGGCATTGCCTTTGACATCGGCACGACTACCCTTGCCGCGAGGCTCGCTGTAAAGGGCGCGGCAAAAGACGCCGCTACGGAGGTCGCGGAGCCAAACCCTCAAAAAGAATTCGGAACCGACGTTATAGCGAGAATCGAGGCTGCGAAAAACGGCAATACCGAAAAGATGCAGGCCGCCCTGCTCTCTGCCATGAATTCCATGACAAAGACGCTCATTAAAGAGGCCGGGGCAAAGGCCGAAGAAGTTAAACACATCACGATTGCCGGCAACAGCGTCATGGAGCACATATTCTTCGGCGTATCTCCGGAGCCAATTGGCAGGCCGCCCTACAAGGCGGCATTCAAAGAGGCCCGGGGCCTACGGGCTGCAAAATCAGGGCTTACATTTCTACCCGAAACTATGCTATACTCCTTCCCGCTTATCGGAGGGTTCGTTGGCGGCGACGCAGTGGCTGCGGCGCTCTCAATCGGGATGGAGGGGAAAAAGCAGCGCACGCTCCTTATAGACATAGGCACGAACTCAGAGGTGCTTTTGTCAAAGGACGGCGTAATATACTCAACTGCCGCTGCCGCAGGGCCTGCATTCGAGGCCGCGTCCATAAGGCACGGCATGGCCGCAAAAAAAGGCGCGATAAGCTCGGTAGAGACAAAGGGCGGCTCGCTAAAGGTATCGGTAATCGGCAGCACTGCGGCAAAGGGGATTTGCGGCTCAGGGCTTCTGGACGCAGTGGCAGCGCTTCTTAGACTCGGCGTAATAGACAAAAGCGGCAGGATAGCGGATGCACACGAGGTGGAAACCGTAATATCTGCCTCCATAAGAAAAGACAACAGCGCAAACTCGGTTGTGCTATATAAAAGCGCTTCGGGCGAGATAACGCTTACGCAGGAAGACGTACGGGCCCTGCAAACGGCAAAGGCCGCCATACGCGCCTCCATAGAGGTTCTAATGGAAAAGGCCGGGCTCAGGGAAGAAGAGATTGAAAAGATCTTTATCGCAGGCGCCTTCGGGAGCTCGCTTAAAAAGGAATCTCTCGAAGCCATAGGGCTCTTGCCGGGCTCGCTTGCAAAGAAGGCCATGTTCCTGGGAGATGCAGCACTGGACGGAGCGGCAATGGCGCTTTTCTCCGCTGCTGCAAGGAAACGGGCCGAAACAATTGCGGCAACGGCAAAATACGTGCCGCTATCTGGCTCCATGCACTTCGAAAAACGCTTCATAGCAGCCATGGGCTTTTAA
- a CDS encoding bacteriohemerythrin: MLEWKSSFLVGVDAIDSQHKELFDKVNSFLKAMGPDKRAAEFEETLKFLEDYVIKHFSDEEKLMHLHCFPHADSHMMQHKEFKNRLNDFKAAYAAKGITLPFTVEVSGYLTNWLIKHISVLDKELGAFINTKK; the protein is encoded by the coding sequence ATGCTCGAATGGAAAAGTTCATTTCTCGTAGGCGTTGATGCGATAGACTCCCAGCACAAGGAGCTCTTCGATAAGGTAAACAGCTTTCTAAAGGCAATGGGCCCTGATAAGCGGGCCGCGGAGTTCGAGGAAACGCTTAAATTCCTAGAGGACTACGTCATAAAGCACTTCTCTGATGAGGAAAAGCTCATGCACCTGCACTGCTTTCCGCACGCGGACTCGCACATGATGCAGCACAAGGAATTCAAGAACAGGCTAAACGACTTTAAAGCCGCATACGCCGCAAAGGGCATCACCTTGCCGTTCACCGTGGAGGTAAGCGGTTATCTCACGAACTGGCTGATTAAGCACATAAGTGTGCTCGATAAGGAACTCGGCGCATTCATAAACACCAAGAAGTAG
- a CDS encoding DUF502 domain-containing protein gives MKKLIKYFLEGLLIFVPLAGSVYVIYTVFTKIDGMLGIPIPGLGFAITITVITLCGFLASNLFTKGYVKLVEKIFEKLPLVKLIYTSLKDLLGAFVGDKKSFDKPVMVTLDETTGAKALGFVTKEDLDFLGIKGHVAVYMPQSYNFAGNLMLFPASKVTPIKAESSDVMAFLISGGVSSPKKDA, from the coding sequence ATGAAAAAGCTCATAAAGTACTTTCTCGAAGGCCTTTTGATATTCGTCCCTCTGGCCGGAAGCGTGTACGTCATATACACGGTTTTCACGAAGATAGACGGCATGCTCGGCATACCTATACCAGGGCTCGGGTTCGCGATAACGATAACCGTAATCACGCTTTGCGGCTTTCTTGCCTCCAACCTGTTCACCAAGGGATATGTCAAGCTTGTCGAAAAGATATTCGAAAAGCTTCCTCTCGTAAAGCTCATATATACGTCCTTAAAAGACCTGCTAGGAGCGTTCGTTGGCGACAAGAAGAGCTTTGATAAGCCAGTCATGGTAACACTCGATGAGACAACTGGGGCAAAGGCCCTCGGGTTCGTTACAAAAGAAGATCTCGATTTCCTCGGCATAAAAGGCCATGTCGCGGTATACATGCCGCAGTCCTACAACTTCGCAGGCAACCTTATGCTATTCCCGGCGTCAAAGGTAACGCCAATAAAGGCCGAATCCTCGGACGTAATGGCATTTCTCATATCCGGCGGAGTGTCGAGCCCAAAAAAGGACGCATAG
- the purD gene encoding phosphoribosylamine--glycine ligase: MDVLIIGGGGREHALAWKAKQSPLTGKLYIAPGNAGTAGIGENVAIKAEDIAGLKKFAVDNKIGLTIVGPEVPLTLGIVDEFEAAGLKIFGPSKRAAELEGSKVFSKELMTKYSIPTAHFKRFTDAEAAKAYAETLETHNVPLVVKADGLAAGKGVLICNTMDEAFLAIDLIMKDRAFGDAGNSVVIEDFLVGEEASFMAITDGTTILPLAPAQDHKAIYDNDKGPNTGGMGAYSPAPVITKELQAEVMEDVMEPMVAAMAKEGRPYKGILYAGLMICHGKPYVLEFNCRFGDPETQPVLMRLKTDIVELMLSCIDKKLYNVKLDWDERFALCVVMASEGYPDEYEKGFEITGLESVKAADNAVVFHAGTALKDGKVVTSGGRVLGVTGLGADVKDAIKTAYKAVEKIEFKGAYYRRDIGAKALIK, translated from the coding sequence ATAGACGTACTGATAATAGGCGGCGGCGGCAGAGAGCACGCCCTTGCGTGGAAAGCAAAACAGAGCCCTCTTACAGGCAAGCTCTATATCGCTCCGGGGAATGCCGGAACGGCAGGGATTGGCGAGAATGTTGCCATAAAGGCAGAGGACATCGCGGGGCTAAAGAAGTTCGCCGTTGATAATAAGATCGGGCTAACGATTGTCGGCCCCGAGGTTCCGCTAACACTTGGCATAGTGGACGAATTCGAGGCAGCAGGGCTAAAGATATTCGGGCCTTCGAAAAGAGCTGCGGAGCTCGAAGGAAGCAAGGTCTTTTCAAAAGAACTCATGACCAAGTACTCCATACCAACGGCGCACTTTAAGAGGTTTACGGACGCGGAGGCTGCCAAGGCATACGCCGAAACCCTTGAAACCCACAACGTGCCGCTGGTAGTTAAAGCAGACGGCCTTGCCGCAGGCAAAGGCGTGCTGATTTGCAACACCATGGACGAGGCATTCTTGGCAATCGACCTCATCATGAAGGACCGTGCCTTCGGGGACGCCGGCAATTCAGTAGTCATAGAGGATTTTCTCGTTGGCGAGGAGGCAAGCTTCATGGCCATAACCGACGGCACAACCATACTGCCGCTTGCCCCTGCCCAGGACCACAAGGCCATCTACGATAATGACAAGGGCCCCAACACCGGCGGCATGGGCGCGTACAGCCCTGCCCCGGTAATCACAAAAGAGCTTCAAGCAGAAGTAATGGAAGACGTAATGGAGCCCATGGTGGCTGCCATGGCAAAGGAAGGCAGGCCGTATAAAGGTATCCTCTACGCAGGGCTCATGATATGCCACGGTAAGCCCTATGTGCTCGAGTTCAACTGCCGCTTCGGCGACCCTGAAACCCAGCCCGTGCTCATGCGTTTAAAGACCGACATCGTGGAGCTGATGCTCTCCTGCATAGATAAAAAGCTTTACAACGTAAAGCTCGACTGGGACGAGAGGTTCGCGCTCTGCGTTGTCATGGCCTCCGAGGGCTACCCCGACGAATACGAAAAAGGTTTCGAGATAACCGGGCTTGAGAGCGTAAAGGCGGCTGACAATGCCGTGGTGTTCCACGCAGGCACCGCGCTAAAGGACGGCAAGGTCGTTACCTCGGGCGGCCGGGTGCTTGGAGTTACGGGGCTTGGGGCAGACGTAAAGGACGCAATCAAAACGGCTTACAAGGCCGTTGAAAAGATAGAGTTCAAGGGCGCGTACTATAGACGCGACATAGGCGCAAAGGCTCTTATAAAATAA
- a CDS encoding ABC transporter ATP-binding protein codes for MIIIKDLKKSFRGKRVLDGVNLTIEEGKITFIIGRSGEGKSVLIKHLIGLIKPDSGQILLDGKDLVTMNERDLNEARRKFGMLFQGAALFDSMTVGENVAFPLREHTDFDDSKIMEIVKSKLARVGLPNIEHMMPSDLSGGMKKRVGLARAIAMDPSIVIFDEPTTGLDPIMSDSIGSLMLETQHALKTTYVAISHDIPLTYKAADMVAMLHEGRIIATGTVEEMKASDSPIIRQFLEGRAEGPIKVF; via the coding sequence ATGATAATAATTAAGGATTTGAAAAAGAGCTTCAGAGGCAAGCGCGTTCTAGACGGCGTGAACCTCACAATCGAAGAGGGCAAGATAACGTTCATCATCGGCAGAAGCGGAGAAGGCAAGAGCGTGCTGATAAAGCACTTAATCGGCCTTATAAAGCCGGACTCCGGGCAGATACTTCTAGACGGCAAGGATCTCGTTACCATGAACGAGCGGGACCTAAACGAGGCAAGAAGAAAGTTCGGGATGCTTTTCCAGGGCGCGGCGCTCTTCGACTCCATGACAGTCGGGGAGAACGTGGCCTTCCCGCTAAGGGAGCACACGGACTTCGACGACTCGAAGATAATGGAGATTGTAAAAAGCAAGCTCGCGCGCGTGGGCCTTCCAAACATAGAGCACATGATGCCGTCGGATCTAAGCGGCGGCATGAAAAAACGCGTGGGCCTTGCCAGGGCCATAGCCATGGATCCGTCCATAGTCATATTCGACGAACCGACTACCGGGCTCGACCCAATCATGAGCGACTCAATCGGTTCTCTAATGCTTGAAACACAGCACGCGCTAAAGACGACTTACGTGGCCATATCGCACGACATACCGCTAACCTATAAGGCCGCTGACATGGTGGCAATGTTGCATGAAGGCAGGATAATAGCAACCGGCACGGTAGAGGAAATGAAGGCAAGCGACAGCCCCATAATACGGCAGTTCCTCGAAGGCAGGGCCGAGGGGCCTATAAAGGTATTCTAA
- a CDS encoding L-threonylcarbamoyladenylate synthase, with amino-acid sequence MAKKPPIMLGTDDASLTAAAAVIKNGGIVAYPTETFYGLAADPFNEDAVETLFILKGRDKTNPISLIAADTAMVKKAVSYVSPLAEVLMHKYWPGPLTIVFDAAPSIPEVITAGTGKVGIRIPSSKTALELTRLTGHVVTTTSANPSGKAPASTASEAMNYFHARIDAIIDGGELTSRLASTIVDAAGDTPLVIREGVIASKEILKTTGGSR; translated from the coding sequence GTGGCTAAAAAGCCGCCCATAATGCTTGGCACGGACGATGCTTCGCTAACGGCCGCTGCCGCCGTAATAAAGAACGGCGGCATAGTGGCCTACCCGACAGAAACATTCTACGGACTTGCAGCCGATCCCTTTAACGAAGACGCGGTTGAAACTCTCTTCATACTTAAAGGCAGGGACAAGACAAACCCCATATCGCTTATAGCCGCCGACACGGCCATGGTAAAAAAGGCCGTGTCCTACGTCTCTCCGCTTGCGGAAGTACTTATGCATAAGTACTGGCCAGGCCCGCTAACGATAGTCTTCGACGCCGCGCCATCTATACCGGAGGTCATAACCGCAGGCACCGGCAAGGTAGGCATACGGATACCGTCGTCAAAGACAGCGCTCGAACTTACGCGCCTTACCGGGCACGTAGTCACGACAACGAGCGCGAACCCGTCGGGCAAGGCCCCTGCGAGTACCGCTTCGGAGGCCATGAACTACTTTCACGCACGGATAGACGCTATAATAGACGGCGGGGAGCTTACCTCAAGGCTTGCCTCGACGATAGTAGACGCAGCCGGAGATACGCCGCTTGTAATCAGGGAAGGCGTCATAGCGAGTAAAGAAATCCTTAAAACCACCGGAGGCTCCAGATGA